CGGGCGGGAGCGCGAGGTGCTCGGGCTGGTCGGCGCCGGGCTGTCCAACGCGGAGATCGCCCAGCGGCTGTTCCTGGTCGAGGGCACCGTCAAGGCGTATGTCAGCGCGATCCTCGCCCGGCTGGGCTTCAAGAACCGCGTCCAGGCGGCGATCCTCGCCCACGAGGCGGGCCTGGTCCCGGCGTCATGACGCCGTGGAGGCGCCCGGACGCCCGGCAGTTGCACGCCCGGCGGTTGTACGCCCGGGCCCCCGGGCTGGTGCTCTGGCTCCTGGTGTGCGGTCCGCCGGCCCTCGCCTTCGGCTCCCTCGCCCACACGCATCTGTGGGCCACCGCGGCCGCCTTCCCGCTGCTCGGCGTCTGTGTGCTGCTGCGCAGACGCCGGCCGCTGACGGCGCTGGCGCTGCCGATCGCGCCGAGCCTGGTGATCTCGCTGGATCTGTTCACCGTCGCCTACTGCGCCGCGCTGGCCGTGTTCGGCTATCTGGCCGGTATCCGGATGCCCCGGGCCCGCCCCGCGCTGTGGTTCTTCTCGGCGGTGGCGGCCGGCGGGCTGCCGCTGTCCGCGGTCGTGGGCCGCACGGTGTGGCCGTGGTTCTCCCTGCTGCTGACGCTGCTGCTCAATGTGATGCTGCCGTGGCTGCTGGGCCGCTACCGCCGGCAGTACGCCGAACTGGCCCGTACCGGCTGGCAGCTCGCCGAGCGGATGGAGCGCGAACAGCAGGCCGTCGCCGACCGCACCCGGCTGCGCGAACGCGCCCGGATCGCGGGCGACATGCATGACTCCCTCGGCCATGACCTGGCCCTGATCGCCCTGCGGGCCGGGGCGCTGGAGGTCGATCCGCGGCTGGACGCGGACCGTCAGGCCGCGGCCGGTGAGCTGCGGGCCGCCGCCGGGACGGCGACCGAACGGCTGCGCGAGATCATCGGCGTGCTGCGCACGGATGACGAGAGCGCGCCCCGGGTACCGGCCGACGAGAGCGTCGAGCGGCTGGTGGACCGGGCGCGGGCGTCCGGCATGACGGTGACTCTGGAGGAGGCGGACGACACCGGGGCCAGGACGCTTCCGGCCATGACCGGACACGCCCTGCACCGTGTCGTCCAGGAGTCGCTGACCAATGCCGCCAAACACGCGCCCGGCGCGGCCGTCCGGGTGCGGATCGGACGGGCCGCCGGGCAGGTGCGGGTCACCGTGGCCAACACCGCACGGCCGGACGGGCCGGCGGCCGATCCGGTCTCCGGCGGCAGCGGGCTGGTGGGCCTGGACGAGCGGGTACGGCTGGCGGGCGGCACGCTGCGGGCCGGCCCCGCCCCGGAGGGCGGCTTCACGGTCTCGGCGCGGCTGCCGACGGCCGGCGGCACCCCGGCAGAACCTCTTGAGCGACCCGAACCCACCGCGGCGGAACGGGAGTTGGACCGTGCCCAGCGGCAGGTGCAGCGAAGGCTCCGGCAGACGGTGATCGTCCCGCTGGCACTGCTGGCGGCCCTGGTGGTGCTGACCAGCACCTTCCACCTGGTCAGCCCGTCCTGGACGGTACTGGAGCGGGAGCACTACGACGCGCTCCGCCTCGGCGCCGACCGCTCCCGGATGGATTCCCTGCTGCCGTTCTTCGCACTGGACGCCCCACCGGACGGCACCCCGCCGCCCCCGCACGGCTGGACCTGTGAGTACTACAGCGTCCGCCCCGGCTCCGACACCGCCTACGAGCTCTGCTTCACCGACGGCGACCGGCTGGTCAAGAAGAGCGTGGTGCACCGGCGGGACCGCTAGGGGGTGTCCGGCGGGCCGGCGTCGGCCCGCCCACCGGCCGGGCCCTGGGCCGTGCCGTCCCGCAGGCCGTCCCCCCGGCCCCACAGTTCCCGCAGCGCCGCATTGACCTCCGCCGGCCGCTGGGTGTGCGGGTAGTACCCGGGCACCACGAGATGGCCGGCGCCGATCGCCTCGGCGAGGAACTCCGCGCAGGCGATCAGCGGTTCGCCCGCGTACTCCTTGTAGAGCGGGGGCGCGCCCGCCCAGTCCCCGGAGATCAGCAGTTTCGGCCAGGGCGCGGCCGCCAGCGGCTCCAGCGGGATCTCGGCGTCCCAGCAGGGGCGTTCGGCCATCGACGAGGCGGCGGCCCGCAGCCGCTGCGGGGTGGGCTCCGGCGCGGGCATGCCGAGCGCCTCGGTGGAGGCACGCAGGAATTCCTCCGGCGGATAGTCCTCGGGCAGCTGTGTGGTGGCCTTACGGGCCCGCTCCAGTGCTGCCGCGACCACCGGGTGGCCGGCCGCGGGCCGTAAGGCGCCGGGCTGGATGAGGGTGAGCGAGCGCACCAGATCGGGCCGGCGCGCGGCGGCGACCAGCGCGCTCACCCCGCCGTACGCATGCCCGACCAGATGGCCGCCGTCGCCCAGCAGCCGGATGAGGTCGTCGGCGTCCGCCTCGTAGTCGCTGTGGGCGATATCGGGGCTGCGGCCGTAGCCCCGGCGGTCCATCAGCAGCAGGCGGTAGCGGTCGGCGAGCGGACGTTGCGCCGCGAAGCCATAGCGCTCGTCGTCGCCCCAGGTCAGAATCCCGTGGGCGAACACGGCCCGCGGCCCCCGTCCCGCCGTCCCGTCCCATTGCGTCACATGTACGTCGTCCATGCCCGTCCCCTCCCCACGGCCACCGGCCGCCATGCCGTACCCACTCGCCCGGACCGGCCCCCTCCGAGGCCGAATCCGCAGACGACATCATCAACTGAGCCGATATTCAGGGCAGTTGAGCGTTTCCCACGCCACCCGAGACCCTCCCTACCGAGGCGTCCGCCGATATGGCCGATTCCACCCCCTCATGCGCTCTTGTACGGACCACCTCCTGGAGAGAGGCTGCGGTGTGGCGCCGATGGGCCCCGGCGCGGCACCGGACATCCGCACACCGCAACTCCGCTGTGATCACACCGAGTTGAGGAGGCGAACGCCGACCGTGTCAGCGCAGCGCCGCAGTCGCCCGCGCGGGGGCGGGAAGGCGTCCGCCGGGCCGCGGCGGAACCGGGATGACGGACCGGTGGGCAGCCTTCCGCCCCATTTCCCGGCCGTCACCCGCGGGAGAGGTTCTCGGGTACGCCCGTCACCCGCACCGCACACCCGCACAGGATTCATCGGGGGAACCACCGACCGGAGGCCGGGGGAGCACCGACCCGCCCCGCCGTGCCATCCGCCAGCCGAGTGAAAGCGGACAGGAGCGCCCATGCCCGCACCCGGTCCGCCCGCTGCGGAGCGGATACAAAGGACAAAACCCCGCAAAGCATCACAAGCCCAGGTGAGCCCATGATCGGTCGCATTCCTGTTCTGGACATCCGCCCGCAGATCGATTGCGGCCGCCGCCCGGCGAAGGCCGTGGTGGGTGAGACCTTCGAGGTCTCGGCCACCGTCTTCCGCGAAGGGCATGACGCCGTCGCGGCGAATGTGGTGCTGCGCAACCCGGCGGGCCGCTGCGGCCCCTGGACACCGATGCAGGAGCGGGCTCCCGGCTCCGACCGGTGGAGCGCCGAGGTCACCCCCGCCGTCGAGGGCCGCTGGACGTTCACCGTCGAGGCCTGGTCCGATCCGGTCACCACCTGGCGGCGGCATGCCGCCATCAAGATCCCGGCGGGGATCGACACCGAGCTGATGCTCGCCGAGGGCGCCGAGCTCCATGAGCGGGCGGCAGCGGAGGTCCCCAAGAGCGACGGGCGCGAGGCGGTGCTCGCCGCCGTGGACGCACTGCGCAACGCCGGGCTGCCCGCCGCGACCCGGCTGGCCGCCGCGCTCTCCCCCCAGGTCACCGAGGCGCTGGCGCGCCATCCGCTGCGCGAACTGCTCACCGTCTCGCGCCCGATGCCGCTGGTCGTCGAGCGCCGGCGGGCCCTGTACGGGTCGTGGTACGAGCTCTTCCCGCGCTCCGAGGGCGCCGCCGTCACCCCGGACGGCACGGCCGTCAGCGGCACCCTGCGCACCGCCGCCGAGCGGCTGCCGGCCGTCGCCGCCATGGGCTTCGACGTGGTCTATCTCCCGCCCGTGCACCCCATCGGCACCGCCTTCCGAAAGGGCCCCAACAATGCGCTGTCGGCCGGCCCGGACGACGTCGGCTCCCCCTGGGCCATCGGCTCACCGGCCGGCGGCCATGACGCCCTCCATCCGGACCTGGGCACCTTCGACGACTTCGAGCACTTCGTCCGCACCGCCCGCGACCTGCGGATGGAGGTGGCCCTGGACTTCGCGCTGCAGTGCTCCCCGGACCACCCCTGGGTCACGCTGCACCCCCAGTGGTTCCACCACCGCGCGGACGGCTCGATCGCCTACGCCGAGAACCCGCCGAAGAAGTACCAGGACATCTACCCCCTCGCCTTCGACACCGACTTCCGCGGGCTGGTCCGCGAGACCGAACGCCTGCTGCGCTTCTGGATGGCCAAGGGCGTACGGATCTTCCGGGTGGACAATCCCCACACCAAGCCGGTGGCCTTCTGGGAGAAGGTGATCGGCGAGATCAACCGCACCGATCCGGACGTGCTCTTCCTCGCCGAGGCGTTCACCCGCCCCGCCATGCTGCACACCCTCGCCCGGATCGGCTTCCACCAGTCGTACACCTACTTCACCTGGCGCAACACCAAGGAGGAGCTGACCGACTACCTCACCGAGCTGACCGGCGAGAGCGCCTCCTATCTGCGGCCGAATTTCTTTGTGAACACCCCGGACATCCTGCACGCCTACCTCCAGGAGGGCGGCCGCCCCGCCTTCGAGGTACGCGCCGTACTGGCCGCCACCCTCGCCCCCACCTGGGGGGTCTACGCCGGATATGAGCTCTGCGAGTCGGTGCCGGTACGCCGCGGCAGCGAGGAGTACCTCGACTCGGAGAAGTACCAACTCAGGCCGCGCGACTGGGATGCGGCGGCCAGGGAGGGGCGCACCATCGCCCCCCTGATCACCGCGCTCAACCGCATCCGCCGCCGGCACCCTGCCCTGCAGCAGCTGCGCAATCTGCAGTTCCACCACGTCGACAACGAGGCCGTCATCGCCTACTCCAAGCGCGAGGGGCACGGCGACCGGGCCGACACGGTGCTCACGGTGGTCAACCTCGACCCGCACCACACCCACGAGGCGACGGTGTCGTTGGACATGCCGGAACTCGGCCTCGGCCGGCACGAGTCCTTCCCGGTGCGCGACGAGCTCACCGGCGATACCTACCACTGGGGCAGGGACAACTATGTGCGCCTGGAGCCGGGCCGCTCGCTCGCGCCCGCCCATGTGCTGTCGCTGCGACCGTCCTCACCGATCGGAGGGTCACCCAATTGATCGTCAATGAGCCTGTCCCCGACACGTTCGAGGACACCCCGGCGAAGGACCGCGATCCCGACTGGTTCAAACGGGCCGTTTTCTACGAAGTCCTGGTGCGCTCCTTCCAGGACAGCAATGGCGACGGAATCGGCGACCTCAAGGGCATCACGGCCAAGCTCGACTATCTGCAATGGCTGGGGGTGGACTGCCTCTGGCTGCCGCCGTTCTTCAAATCCCCGCTGCGGGACGGCGGTTACGATGTCGCCGACTACACCGCGGTGCTCCCCGAATTCGGCGATCTGGCCGACTTCGTGGAATTCGTGGACGCCGCGCACCACCGCGGTATGCGGGTCATCATCGACATGGTGATGAACCACACCAGCGACCAGCACCCGTGGTTCCAGGAGTCACGCACCGACCCCGAAGGGCCGTACGGCGACTATTACGTCTGGGCCGACGACGACAAACAGTATGCCGACGCGCGCATCATCTTCGTCGACACCGAGGCCTCCAACTGGACCTTCGACCCGGTCCGCAAGCAGTACTACTGGCACCGCTTCTTCTCCCACCAGCCGGACCTCAACTATGAGAACCCGGCGGTCCAGGAGGAGATGATCTCCGCCCTGCGCTTCTGGCTCGACCTGGGGATCGACGGTTTCCGGCTGGACGCGGTGCCGTACCTCTACGCCGAGGAGGGCACCAACTGCGAGAATCTGCCCGCCTCGCACGGCTTCCTCAAGCGGGTCCGCGCCGAGATCGACGCACATTACCCGGACACCGTGCTGCTGGCCGAGGCCAATCAATGGCCCGAGGACGTCGTCGACTACTTCGGTGATTACGGCGTCGGCGGCGACGAATGCCATATGGCCTTCCACTTCCCGGTCATGCCGCGCATCTTCATGGCGGTACGGCGCGAATCGCGCTATCCGGTCTCGGAAATCCTCGCCAAGACCCCGGCGATTCCGTCCGGCTGCCAGTGGGGCATCTTCCTGCGCAACCACGACGAGCTGACCCTCGAAATGGTCACGGACGAAGAGCGCGACTACATGTACGCGGAGTACGCCAAGGACCCGCGGATGCGCGCCAATATCGGTATCCGCCGGCGACTGGCCCCGCTGCTCGACAACGACCGCAATCAGATCGAGCTCTTCACGGCCCTGCTGCTGTCCCTGCCGGGTTCGCCGATTCTCTATTACGGCGACGAGATCGGCATGGGCGACAACATCTGGCTCGGCGACCGGGACGCGGTGCGCACCCCGATGCAGTGGACGCCGGACCGCAACGCCGGCTTCTCCTCCTGCGACCCGGGCCGGCTCTTCCTGCCGACCATCATGGATCCCGTCTACGGCTACCAGGTCACCAATGTCGAGGCCGCGATGAGTTCGCCCTCCTCGCTGCTGCACTGGACCCGGCGGATGATCGAGATCCGTAAGCAGAATCCGGCGTTCGGGCTCGGCAGCTATACCGAGCTGTCCTCCACGAATCCGGCGGTGCTGGCCTTCCTGCGGGAGGCGCCGGGCACCGGCGGCGCGGACGACGACCTGGTGCTGTGCGTGCACAACTTCTCGCGCTTCGCCCAGCCCACGGAGCTGGACCTGCGGTCGTTCAGCGGCCGCCATCCGGTGGAACTCATCGGCGGGGTGCGCTTCCCGGCCATCGGGGAGCTGCCGTATCTGCTGACCCTCGCGGGCCACGGGTTCTACTGGTTCCGGCTGCGCAGAAACGCGGGTTAGCCGGTGCCCTGACCGGCACGGGCGCCGGGACGACGCCCGTACGCGGCCACATGGCGCGTACGGGCGTTTTTTGACCTTTCGCTCGGGCAGTCTCCCTACTACCGCACGGGCCGGGTGAGCCTCGTCGGCCCCCCGGGCCGGGAGGGGACCGCCGCGCAGCGGAGCAGCGCACGCCGGAAGACCGCTGCCGTACGGACGATCCCGCCCGAGGGTCCCCGGACTCCGTCTGGGGGTACCCCCACCGCGCCGCCGCACAGTCAAGGCCGCATTCCGGGACACTTTGCCCTATATGTCGTGTGCCCGGGGAAAGGACGCGACGCCATGTCGGACACCGCCTCGACCCGTGCCACCCGAAACACCCCTGATCGACGCCCGCTCGTCTCCGCCCCCGATCTGCTGTCCTCGCTGGCCCCCCTGCTCGCCGACTGGGTGCCACGCCAGCGCTGGTTCGCCGGCAAGGGACGGCTGATCACCGGCTTCACGCTGCTCTCGGCGACCGAGCTGCTGCCGTGCACGGGCGACGGCACCGCACCGGGCCTGCTGCAACTGCTCGTCCGCGCCCAGCAGAGCGCACCACCGAGCCGTACGCCGTCCGGCGGCGACTGCTACCAGCTCCTGCTGGGGGTGCATCCGGCGCCGCCGCCCCAGCTGGCGCCCGCGGTGATCGGACGCCCCGGCGGGGGCCCACTGCGCGGCCGCACCGTCTATGACGCGCTCCTCGACAGCCGGCTCTGCGGGCTGCTGCTGGAGCGGCTGCGGGTCCCTGGCCGGCTCGGCGCGCTGCGCTTCTGCCGTGAGCCCGACGCCGACATCCCCTCCGGGCTGCCGGGCCGGCCGATCGCCGTCGAGCAGTCCAACTCCTCGATCGTCTACGGCGATTCCTTCATCCTGAAGGTCTTCCGGCGGATCGAGCCGGGCATCAACCCGGACCTGGAACTGCCGCGGGCGCTCGCGGACGCCAAGTGCGCGCGGGTGCCCGCGCCCGCGGCATGGTTCGAGTCGGCGGCCGCCGACGAGGACGGCGAGCCGACGACACTGGGCGTGCTGCAGCCCTTCCTGCCGGGCTCGGCGGACGGCTGGAAGCTGGCGCTGAACGCACTGGCCGTACGCGCCGACTTCACCGGCTCGGCGCGGGCACTCGGCCATGCCACCGCCGAGGTGCACACCGCGCTCGCCCAGACGCTGCCGACCACCGAGCTGCGCCGCCCGCAGCTGGAGGTGATCGCCGCCCAGATGAACGAGCGGCTGGCGGCCACCGCCCGCGCCGTGCCCGTGCTGCAGCCCTACCGGGCTCGGCTGCGTACCGCCTTCGACGCGCTGGCCGCGGTCGGCCACGACGGCCGCAGCTGGGCCGCCCAGCGCATCCACGGCGATCTGCACCTGGGCCAGACGCTGCGCTCCGCCGACGAGGGCCGCTGGTCGCTGATCGACTTCGAGGGCGAACCGGCCCGCCCGCTGACCGAGCGGCGCCGGCCGCAGCCCGCGGTGCGCGATGTCGCGGCGATGCTGCGCTCCTTCGACTACGCCGCGCGCAGCGGACCGGCGGGCGGCGACCCCTGGTCGCTGGAGTGGGCGCGGCGCACCCGCGACGCCTACTGCCTGGGATATGCGGAGGCCGGCGGGCTCGATCCGCGCTCCGCGCCCGAACTGATGCGCGCCTATGAGACCGACAAGGCCGTCTACGAAGTGCTCTACGAGGCCCGGCACCGGCCCGACTGGCTGGCCGTCCCGATGGCCGCCATCCGGCGCCTGGCGGCGGGCGGGGAGCGGGCCGTGGGACTGGACGGGACCGGCCCGTCCCGGTCCGCCGGGCCCGACGGCCGGGGGTGAGGGGCCTGGGCCGAACCGCCGCACCACCGCCCGCCCCTGAGCTCCGACCGATTGCCCCGCCCCGAGGAGGCCCTCTCGTGACCGCCCGCCCGTCACCCGCCAATCCCCCGGCCGGAATGGCTCCGCCATCCCCCTCCGGCTCCCCGTCACCCCACACCCCGGCCGGAACGACTCCGTCATCCCCCTCCGGCTCCCCGCCTCCCCGCCCCACCGCTCCCGGCACCGCGCCCGCCCGGGGCGCGGCCGACGACCGCGCGGCGGGGCGGTCCGGCCACGCGGCCACGCCCCGGCCGCCGGCCTCCGGCACCGCGCCGACGGGCCGGAGCACCGCCGGTGCCACCTTCGCCGCCCGGCCGCCCGGCCTCCGGGACACGGCCGCACCGCCCGGCCGGACCGCCGGGCCCGCGGGCCCGCCCCGCGCGGAGCGGCCGAACGGCAGCCACGGGGTCCGGGCCGCCACACCGCTCTCCGACGAGGACCGCGGCCGGCTGCTGGGCGGTGCCCATCACGATCCGCACGGCCTGCTCGGCGCCCACCCCGTACGCGGCGGGCTGCTCATCCGGGTCCTGCGGCCGTATGCGAAGGGCGTCACCGTCCTGGCGAAGGGGCTGCGCGCCGATCTGCCCGCCGAGGGGGACGGGCTGTTCGCCGGGGTGCTGCCGCTGCGCACCGTCCCGGACTACGAGCTGCTGGTCGACTACGGCAACCACACCGTGACCGTGCAGGACCCCTACCGCTTCCTGCCCGCGCTCGGCGAGCTGGATCTGCATCTGTTCGGCGAGGGCCGGCACGAGCAGCTGTGGCAGGCGCTCGGCGCGCGGATCATGGAGCACCAGGGCGTGACCGGCACCCGCTTCACGGTCTGGGCGCCCAACGCGCAGGGCGTGCGGGTCGTCGGCAACGTCAACTACTGGGACGGCACCGGCTTCCCGATGCGCTCGCTGGGCTCGTCCGGTGTCTGGGAGCTCTTCCTCCCGGGCCTCGGCGAGGGCGAGCTGTACAAGTTCGAGATCACCCGGCCGGACGGGTCACGGACCCTACGTGCCGACCCGATGGCCCGGCGGACCGAGTGCCCGCCGGACACCGCCTCGGTCGTGGAGGCGTCGCACTACCGCTGGATGGACGCCGACTGGATGGCCCGGCGCGGCGCGCGCCCCGTGCACGAGGCCCCGTTCTCCGTCTACGAGGTGCATCTCCCCTCCTGGCGCCCCGGCCTCACCTACCGTCAGCTGGCCGATCAGCTCCCCGCCTACGTCAAGGACCTGGGCTTCACCCACGTCGAGTTCATGCCGGTCTCCGAGCACCCGTTCGGCGGCTCCTGGGGCTATCAGGTGACCGGGTTCTACGCGCCCACCGCCAGGATGGGCACCCCGGACGACTTCCGGTTCCTGATCGACGCGCTGCACCGGGCCGGCATCGGGGTGCTGATGGACTGGGTGCCGGCGCACTTCCCGCGCGACGACTGGGCGCTGGCGGAGTTCGACGGCCGCCCGCTCTACGAGCCCCAGGATCCGGCCCGGGCCGCGCACCCGGACTGGGGCACCCTGGAGTTCGACTACGGCCGCACCGAGGTCCGTAACTTCCTGGTCGCCAACGCGGTCTACTGGTGCGAGGAGTTCCATATCGACGGTCTCCGGGTGGACGCCGTCGCCTCGATGCTCTATCTCGACTACTCCCGCGAGGACGGCGGCTGGACCCCGAACGTCCACGGCGGCCGGGAGAACCTCGACGCGGTCGCCTTCCTCCAGGAGATGAATGCGACGGTCTACCGCCGCTGCCCCGGCGTCGTCACCATCGCCGAGGAGTCCACGGCCTGGGACGGCGTCACCCGCGCCACGCACCATGTGGGGCCCGGCGGCTTCGGCGGTCTGGGCTTCGGCCTGAAGTGGAACATGGGCTGGATGCATGACTCCCTCGGCTATGTCTCCAAGGAGCCGGTGCACCGGAAGTACCACCACGGCGAGATGACCTTCTCCATGATCTACGCCTACTCCGAGAACTATGTGCTGCCGATCTCCCATGACGAGGTGGTGCACGGCAAGCGCGCGCTGGTGTCGAAGATGCCCGGTGACTGGTGGCAGCAGCGGGCGAACCACCGGGCCTACCTCGGCTTCATGTGGGCCCACCCCGGCAAGCAACTCCTCTTCATGGGGCAGGAGTTCGCCCAGGGCGCGGAGTGGGCGGAGAGCCATGGACCGGACTGGTGGCTGCTCGATCCCTCGTACGGGGCGGAGGCGGACCACCGGGGCGTACGCGATCTCGTGCGCGAGCTGAACCGCCGGTACGCCGCCACGCCCGCGCTGTGGGAACGCGACACCGATCCGGCCGGTTTCTCCTGGATCGACGGCGAGGCGGGCGAGGACAATGTCTTCCCCTTCCTGCGCTTCGCCGCCGACGGCTCCCCGCTGCTCTCGGTCACCAACTTCTCCCCCGTCGTCCGCCATGCCTACCGGCTCGGCGTCCCCGACCACCTCCCCGCCTGGCGCGAGGTCCTCAACACCGACGACCCGCGCTACGGCGGCAGCGGCGTCGGCAACCCCGGCGTCCTCACGACCGAACCGACCCCCTGGAACGGCCGCACCGCATCCGTCTCCCTCGTCCTCCCCCCGCTGGCGACCCTCTGGCTACGACCGTCCTGACCGCCTCACGGCCGATGGTTGTCGGCGGTCGCGCGGTCGCCCGCCGCACGGTCACGCCGAAGGGGCGGGCGCCTTCTGCGGCACCCGCCCCTTCTCCCCTCCTTGGGCCTGGGTCAGACCTTGGCGGACGTCTTCTCCAGCCCGCCGTCCCGCGGCGCGACGACCTCCGCGGCGACCGGCTCGGCGGGCGCGTCGTCCACCAGCGTCTTCTCGTCGAACGGCACCTGTCCGGCGAGCACGTCCGCCGCCCGGGCCTTGTCGATCTCCTTGGTCCAGGTGCCGATCAGCACGGTGGCCACCGCGTTGCCGGCGAAGTTGGTCAGGGCGCGCGCCTCGCTCATGAAGCGGTCGATGCCGACGATCAGGCCGACGCCGTCGACCAGTTCGGGGCGGTGCGACTGCAGTCCGCCGGCCAGCGTCGCCAGGCCCGCGCCGGTGACCCCGGCCGCCCCCTTCGACGCGATGACCATGAACACCAGCAGCGAGATCTGCTGGCCGAGCGGGAGCGGCTTGCCCATCGCCTCGGCCACGAACAGCGAGGACATCGTCAGGTAGATGGCGGTGCCGTCGAGGTTAAAGCTGTAGCCGGTGGGGACGGTGATGCCGACCACCGGCTTGCTGACGCCCAGGTGCTCCATCTTCGCGATCAGCCGCGGCAGCGCCGACTCCGAGGACGAGGTGGAGAGGATCAGCAGAAATTCCCGGCCGAGGTACTTCAGCAGCAGGAAGATGTTGACACCGGCGACCAGCCGGAGCAGCGCGCCGAGCACCACGATCACGAACAGCAGACAGGTGATGTAGAAGCCGACCATGATGACGGCCAGCGACTTCAGCGCGTCCAGGCCGGTCTCGCCGACCACCGCAGCGATGGCGCCGAAGGCACCCACCGGCGCCGCCCACATGATCATGGCCAGGACCCGGAAGACCAGCTTCTGGATGTGTCCGACACCGCGCAGCACCGGCTCGCCCGCCGAGCCCAGCGCCTGCAGGCCGAAGCCGACCAGCAGCGCCACCAGCAGCGTCTGGAGCACCTCACCCTGGGTGAAGGCGGAGACCAGCGTGGTGGGGATCATGCCCAGCAGGAACTCGGGCAGCGACTCCCCGCCGCCCTCGGTCTGGGCGTGCCCGGCGTGCTTGACGGTCTCGGTCAGATGGAGGCCGGAGCCGGGGTCCAGCAGATTGCCGACGACCAGGCCGATGGCCAGTGCGACGGTGGACATCACCATGAAGTAGCCGAGGGCCAGTCCGCCGACCGCGCCGACCTTGGCGGCCTTCCGCACCGAGCCGACGCCCAGCACGATGGTGCAGAAGATGACCGGCGAGATCATCATCTTGATCAGGTTCACGAACCCGGTGCCGAGCGGCTTGAGCTGGACGGCGACACCGGGGGCGGCGAAGCCCACGATGATGCCGAGCAGCACCGCCCCGATCACGGCGATGTAGAGGTAATGGGTCCGGTCCCGCTTCACCGGCGCGGTCTCCTCGGTGGTGCCCCCACGCGGCGGGGTCTGTGCAGCCACGGCTGCCTCCTCGGTCTACGGCTGTGCGCTGATCTGCGGCTCTGTCACACAACAAGTCCCGGCGACTATGCACGTCGCTGTGGCGCCCGTCACCCTTACGTACATTTCGTTCACGTAAAAGTGACCGTGCAG
This genomic stretch from Streptomyces nigrescens harbors:
- a CDS encoding sensor histidine kinase encodes the protein MTPWRRPDARQLHARRLYARAPGLVLWLLVCGPPALAFGSLAHTHLWATAAAFPLLGVCVLLRRRRPLTALALPIAPSLVISLDLFTVAYCAALAVFGYLAGIRMPRARPALWFFSAVAAGGLPLSAVVGRTVWPWFSLLLTLLLNVMLPWLLGRYRRQYAELARTGWQLAERMEREQQAVADRTRLRERARIAGDMHDSLGHDLALIALRAGALEVDPRLDADRQAAAGELRAAAGTATERLREIIGVLRTDDESAPRVPADESVERLVDRARASGMTVTLEEADDTGARTLPAMTGHALHRVVQESLTNAAKHAPGAAVRVRIGRAAGQVRVTVANTARPDGPAADPVSGGSGLVGLDERVRLAGGTLRAGPAPEGGFTVSARLPTAGGTPAEPLERPEPTAAERELDRAQRQVQRRLRQTVIVPLALLAALVVLTSTFHLVSPSWTVLEREHYDALRLGADRSRMDSLLPFFALDAPPDGTPPPPHGWTCEYYSVRPGSDTAYELCFTDGDRLVKKSVVHRRDR
- a CDS encoding alpha/beta fold hydrolase; the protein is MDDVHVTQWDGTAGRGPRAVFAHGILTWGDDERYGFAAQRPLADRYRLLLMDRRGYGRSPDIAHSDYEADADDLIRLLGDGGHLVGHAYGGVSALVAAARRPDLVRSLTLIQPGALRPAAGHPVVAAALERARKATTQLPEDYPPEEFLRASTEALGMPAPEPTPQRLRAAASSMAERPCWDAEIPLEPLAAAPWPKLLISGDWAGAPPLYKEYAGEPLIACAEFLAEAIGAGHLVVPGYYPHTQRPAEVNAALRELWGRGDGLRDGTAQGPAGGRADAGPPDTP
- a CDS encoding alpha-1,4-glucan--maltose-1-phosphate maltosyltransferase, translating into MIGRIPVLDIRPQIDCGRRPAKAVVGETFEVSATVFREGHDAVAANVVLRNPAGRCGPWTPMQERAPGSDRWSAEVTPAVEGRWTFTVEAWSDPVTTWRRHAAIKIPAGIDTELMLAEGAELHERAAAEVPKSDGREAVLAAVDALRNAGLPAATRLAAALSPQVTEALARHPLRELLTVSRPMPLVVERRRALYGSWYELFPRSEGAAVTPDGTAVSGTLRTAAERLPAVAAMGFDVVYLPPVHPIGTAFRKGPNNALSAGPDDVGSPWAIGSPAGGHDALHPDLGTFDDFEHFVRTARDLRMEVALDFALQCSPDHPWVTLHPQWFHHRADGSIAYAENPPKKYQDIYPLAFDTDFRGLVRETERLLRFWMAKGVRIFRVDNPHTKPVAFWEKVIGEINRTDPDVLFLAEAFTRPAMLHTLARIGFHQSYTYFTWRNTKEELTDYLTELTGESASYLRPNFFVNTPDILHAYLQEGGRPAFEVRAVLAATLAPTWGVYAGYELCESVPVRRGSEEYLDSEKYQLRPRDWDAAAREGRTIAPLITALNRIRRRHPALQQLRNLQFHHVDNEAVIAYSKREGHGDRADTVLTVVNLDPHHTHEATVSLDMPELGLGRHESFPVRDELTGDTYHWGRDNYVRLEPGRSLAPAHVLSLRPSSPIGGSPN
- the treS gene encoding maltose alpha-D-glucosyltransferase; this encodes MIVNEPVPDTFEDTPAKDRDPDWFKRAVFYEVLVRSFQDSNGDGIGDLKGITAKLDYLQWLGVDCLWLPPFFKSPLRDGGYDVADYTAVLPEFGDLADFVEFVDAAHHRGMRVIIDMVMNHTSDQHPWFQESRTDPEGPYGDYYVWADDDKQYADARIIFVDTEASNWTFDPVRKQYYWHRFFSHQPDLNYENPAVQEEMISALRFWLDLGIDGFRLDAVPYLYAEEGTNCENLPASHGFLKRVRAEIDAHYPDTVLLAEANQWPEDVVDYFGDYGVGGDECHMAFHFPVMPRIFMAVRRESRYPVSEILAKTPAIPSGCQWGIFLRNHDELTLEMVTDEERDYMYAEYAKDPRMRANIGIRRRLAPLLDNDRNQIELFTALLLSLPGSPILYYGDEIGMGDNIWLGDRDAVRTPMQWTPDRNAGFSSCDPGRLFLPTIMDPVYGYQVTNVEAAMSSPSSLLHWTRRMIEIRKQNPAFGLGSYTELSSTNPAVLAFLREAPGTGGADDDLVLCVHNFSRFAQPTELDLRSFSGRHPVELIGGVRFPAIGELPYLLTLAGHGFYWFRLRRNAG
- a CDS encoding maltokinase N-terminal cap-like domain-containing protein, with the translated sequence MSDTASTRATRNTPDRRPLVSAPDLLSSLAPLLADWVPRQRWFAGKGRLITGFTLLSATELLPCTGDGTAPGLLQLLVRAQQSAPPSRTPSGGDCYQLLLGVHPAPPPQLAPAVIGRPGGGPLRGRTVYDALLDSRLCGLLLERLRVPGRLGALRFCREPDADIPSGLPGRPIAVEQSNSSIVYGDSFILKVFRRIEPGINPDLELPRALADAKCARVPAPAAWFESAAADEDGEPTTLGVLQPFLPGSADGWKLALNALAVRADFTGSARALGHATAEVHTALAQTLPTTELRRPQLEVIAAQMNERLAATARAVPVLQPYRARLRTAFDALAAVGHDGRSWAAQRIHGDLHLGQTLRSADEGRWSLIDFEGEPARPLTERRRPQPAVRDVAAMLRSFDYAARSGPAGGDPWSLEWARRTRDAYCLGYAEAGGLDPRSAPELMRAYETDKAVYEVLYEARHRPDWLAVPMAAIRRLAAGGERAVGLDGTGPSRSAGPDGRG